In one window of Hyla sarda isolate aHylSar1 chromosome 1, aHylSar1.hap1, whole genome shotgun sequence DNA:
- the DYNLL1 gene encoding dynein light chain 1, cytoplasmic: MSERKAVIKNADMSEEMQQDAVEIATQALEKFNIEKDIAACIKKEFDKKYNPTWHCIVGRNFGSYVTHETKHFIYFYLGQVAILLFKSG, translated from the exons ATGTCTGAGAGAAAAGCGGTCATCAAGAATGCTGACATGTCTGAAGAGATGCAGCAGGACGCAGTGGAAATCGCCACCCAAGCCCTGGAGAAATTCAACATAGAGAAGGATATAGCTGCTTGTATCAAGAAG GAGTTTGACAAGAAGTACAACCCTACATGGCACTGCATCGTGGGCAGGAATTTTGGCAGCTACGTTACGCACGAGACCAAACACTTCATTTACTTCTATCTGGGCCAAGTGGCGATCCTTCTCTTTAAATCGGGCTAG